In the Desulfovermiculus halophilus DSM 18834 genome, TGAGGCCAAAGATTGCCGGATCCCGTGCGCAAGAATTGCCCTGCCCTCAGAATTTAGCAAGCATGTGGGCGATCAAGACTATTTGCGCAGCATGCATGGCTTGAGTATTGAAAATATTGTTCACAAGGCAAAAGAACTGGTTTTGGGATGAGCGAGCGCAAGACCTTACTTATACTTGGGGCAGGCGGATACGGGTGCACAATAGCCGAGGCAGTGCAAGAGGGAAGTTTGTATACCCCCATAGGGTTTCTGGATGATTCCTATCCAGAGCGAACTGCATCCTTTGGCCTTCCAGTATTTGGGACAACTAAGATTCTTGGTTCATACGTTCAGCATGTAGATGCCGCAGTTGTGGCCATAGGCGACAATCAGGTCCGCCAAGATCTCATTTTAAAGTTACAATCTGCCGGACACCGGCTGGCTACCATCGTACATCCTGAGGCAAAGGTATCACCGAGTGCTGTTTTAGAATCCGGGGTTACCGTTATGTCTGGTGCAGTCATTGGCACCCAAGCCTCACTGGGACAGGGAGTGATCATCAATGCCGGGGTAACAGTTGATCACCATGCAGAGATTCATGATTTTGCCCATCTTGGCGTTGGTTCGTGTGTGGCTGGAGGAAGCGTGGTTGATAAAGGTGCGTGGCTGCGGGCAGGGTGTATTGTTGGGTATCGGGCTGCGGCCCAGGCTTGG is a window encoding:
- a CDS encoding acetyltransferase, which produces MSERKTLLILGAGGYGCTIAEAVQEGSLYTPIGFLDDSYPERTASFGLPVFGTTKILGSYVQHVDAAVVAIGDNQVRQDLILKLQSAGHRLATIVHPEAKVSPSAVLESGVTVMSGAVIGTQASLGQGVIINAGVTVDHHAEIHDFAHLGVGSCVAGGSVVDKGAWLRAGCIVGYRAAAQAWQILPPGTVLGE